A genomic region of Rhodococcus oxybenzonivorans contains the following coding sequences:
- a CDS encoding ParA family protein, translating to MATYAVATLSGSAGKTTTVTSTATLLAQDGYRVRVIDMDSQANASTWLGYPEASGKTAADVLRRQASIKEVERPARVLRGYDESDQPVYEEIPNLTIVPAARDTLDKLIVELPAVTGGVLHLRDALEEAEPVDVTLIDSPGSLNVLVIAGILATMVDEEGPYGSWGLITCTKPSGKENEGIPALEQELRKIKRTYRVDVPLLSIVPCAVPPIGDVYREQMEDLLSEYGDRVTPPIRRASIVDEAYTNYVPVPIYGYRAKTVTADYRAALTHMQKLGLFGQRAAVA from the coding sequence GTGGCTACCTATGCAGTAGCAACCCTGTCAGGCAGTGCTGGAAAAACGACCACGGTCACCTCGACCGCCACTTTGCTTGCTCAGGACGGATACCGCGTCCGAGTCATCGACATGGACAGTCAGGCAAACGCGAGTACGTGGCTCGGCTATCCGGAGGCCTCCGGTAAGACCGCCGCCGACGTCCTGCGGCGCCAAGCTTCCATCAAGGAGGTTGAGCGCCCAGCACGGGTGCTGCGGGGGTACGACGAAAGCGACCAGCCCGTATATGAGGAGATCCCGAACCTCACGATCGTGCCCGCCGCACGCGACACACTCGACAAGCTGATCGTGGAGTTACCCGCCGTGACGGGTGGTGTACTTCATCTCCGTGACGCCCTGGAGGAAGCGGAACCGGTCGACGTCACCTTGATTGACTCCCCCGGCTCACTGAACGTTTTGGTGATTGCTGGGATTCTCGCGACGATGGTCGATGAGGAAGGTCCGTACGGTTCGTGGGGTCTGATCACCTGCACGAAGCCGTCCGGTAAGGAGAACGAGGGCATCCCGGCGTTGGAGCAGGAACTGCGGAAGATCAAGCGGACGTACCGAGTCGACGTGCCGCTGCTGTCTATCGTTCCCTGCGCAGTCCCGCCGATCGGCGATGTCTACCGTGAGCAGATGGAAGATTTGCTGAGCGAATATGGGGATAGGGTAACGCCCCCGATCCGCCGTGCGAGCATCGTGGACGAGGCCTACACGAATTACGTTCCTGTACCGATCTACGGTTACCGGGCGAAGACGGTTACCGCCGACTATCGAGCCGCGCTGACTCATATGCAGAAGCTGGGGCTGTTCGGGCAACGGGCGGCAGTCGCGTAG
- a CDS encoding ParB/RepB/Spo0J family partition protein: MCDTPPEVSGEGLPAHYAPSKYMQSMRTEWRVMNAGATSEMVATTQSTGPAATKRKPTARKPAGRKTASRFRKFAGGEDSEELAAAASSDVTTPVNGDANSGGITAALAGLAAADGQTVVQVPVLQTVPHPFNDPERSEPQVGDPKWDELVNGAKANGIKVPGLLVTRKGFLAKRPDLANAIGDDAEYVVIYGHRRRAAAIAAGLATIPAVIDDAVMDDHGDLDAMTLENLGRQDLSEIAEAQMFARYSELGLSQRAIAEKLGVDQATVSRRLSLLLLVPEIQAAIAADAIRSAEGAALAGALPYGPARSWQKKADPAQGTDARRSEQLAAFALIADRGMSPTRAAERVLTERKSREQALAAGLEIVDPCERFGDSFHEHRLFEVSDVNLASANVVGAIDPSQGTLVFYAVDKPAGGTEDASESAARLAAEARAAAQKARREAGKKLVASVPSREKLVTHFIDQYAYGVSALATSAEGWRLAQAYLGQEGLDATEFRMSAQNGDEKRRGEIAWACAVAGYELAASSDSEEWGPSDLTYLDLLSERAGYKPTAWEEARLDAARRALRVAD, encoded by the coding sequence GTGTGCGACACGCCGCCGGAGGTCTCGGGCGAAGGGCTCCCCGCCCACTACGCTCCTTCTAAATACATGCAAAGCATGCGCACAGAATGGAGGGTGATGAACGCCGGGGCGACATCTGAAATGGTGGCTACCACTCAATCGACGGGTCCGGCCGCGACCAAGAGGAAGCCGACAGCCCGCAAACCCGCAGGCAGGAAGACCGCGAGTCGATTCCGGAAGTTCGCTGGCGGCGAAGATAGTGAGGAACTCGCGGCCGCGGCGTCCTCCGATGTAACTACGCCAGTGAATGGTGATGCAAACTCTGGCGGCATTACCGCCGCGCTCGCTGGATTGGCCGCGGCTGATGGTCAAACCGTGGTGCAAGTTCCGGTGCTTCAGACCGTCCCTCATCCGTTCAACGACCCGGAGAGGTCCGAGCCTCAGGTCGGCGACCCGAAGTGGGACGAGCTGGTCAATGGCGCTAAGGCCAACGGCATCAAGGTCCCCGGGCTTTTGGTGACACGCAAGGGGTTCCTTGCAAAACGGCCTGACCTCGCCAACGCTATCGGTGACGATGCCGAGTACGTGGTCATCTATGGGCACCGCCGCCGTGCGGCCGCTATTGCGGCCGGTTTGGCGACGATTCCTGCGGTGATCGATGACGCCGTGATGGATGATCATGGCGATCTCGATGCGATGACGCTCGAGAATCTTGGGCGCCAGGATCTTTCCGAGATCGCGGAAGCCCAGATGTTCGCCCGGTACTCCGAGTTGGGGTTGTCGCAGCGTGCCATCGCCGAGAAGCTCGGTGTCGACCAAGCAACGGTATCGCGGCGGCTGTCCCTGTTGCTGCTCGTGCCCGAGATCCAGGCAGCGATCGCGGCGGACGCCATCCGTAGCGCCGAAGGTGCCGCTCTAGCGGGGGCACTCCCCTACGGTCCCGCGCGGAGCTGGCAGAAGAAGGCAGATCCGGCTCAGGGCACGGATGCTCGTCGGTCCGAGCAACTTGCGGCGTTCGCCCTGATTGCTGATCGCGGAATGAGTCCGACTCGTGCCGCGGAACGTGTGTTGACCGAGCGGAAGTCTCGGGAGCAGGCATTGGCTGCGGGACTTGAGATCGTGGATCCGTGTGAGCGGTTCGGAGATAGCTTTCATGAGCATCGACTGTTCGAGGTCTCCGATGTGAATCTTGCGAGCGCAAACGTTGTCGGCGCGATCGATCCCAGCCAGGGAACGCTGGTCTTCTACGCGGTCGACAAGCCCGCCGGTGGAACTGAGGATGCCAGCGAATCGGCTGCGAGGTTAGCTGCGGAAGCTCGGGCGGCGGCACAGAAGGCGCGTCGAGAAGCGGGCAAGAAGCTTGTGGCTTCCGTTCCTTCGCGGGAGAAGTTGGTGACCCATTTCATCGACCAGTACGCCTACGGTGTTTCCGCTTTGGCGACGAGCGCGGAGGGGTGGCGTCTGGCGCAGGCGTATCTGGGACAGGAAGGTCTCGACGCGACCGAGTTCAGAATGAGCGCTCAGAACGGTGACGAGAAGCGTCGCGGTGAGATCGCTTGGGCCTGTGCGGTCGCGGGATACGAGCTTGCGGCGTCCAGTGACTCGGAGGAGTGGGGACCATCGGACCTGACGTACTTGGATCTGCTCTCCGAGCGCGCCGGGTACAAACCGACCGCGTGGGAGGAAGCCCGCCTCGATGCTGCACGCCGGGCATTGCGTGTCGCCGATTGA
- a CDS encoding RNB domain-containing ribonuclease — protein sequence MVDRSEALDRDDAFAVTELVDGSGWKLEVHIAGVGDVVPLGSAADATAFLRRESKYLSRRTVPMLGRDTEQAATLTETAERSTLRVQADLSADGIVSGVRVDRGRVPAGRCVTVDHAQIVEILGSVDDPLHKCVKAANEAAQILLQGRRRSGAFALYDLTHGWRSTEEGGIAPIPSDVRTVGYVIVQEMMIAANEAIAMWCVQEDLPVLFRNHRSAVTAGSTEDLAAEVAVAMTDPVLFEKLRSRLQSSFRAATYAPTVHGHHGLRLAAYTHATSPLRRVSDLITQRVIFAHLDSAPAPYTIGQLGNLAADINRRIAVDREEKAAHFKALDRKVTAQVVAAGELEGLDSKRWAKVLAAAATRDPISEVVTELRRRIRADEVLVTTIVTLLDAPESWAPIRSEVFDWASQTHPEFGPSVVSMWLQAHPDLPKPEIDSDHRGPSHTPVFAARLRVGDVRGPWATAGSKKRAEQDAAWGLTQAIAAGVSHPETDSPLRDEPHTVPPSTTHAGIRAQPPSASNGSPDADDGQASKRRERAHKNPIAWVLSHSQHHGHPSPQWAVTMEGAAHAPVFTCEVRYRNHTATGRGTTKTHAKTAAAEDLIDSLLDEASPAKSRP from the coding sequence ATGGTGGATCGGTCCGAGGCCCTCGACCGCGATGATGCGTTCGCGGTAACCGAACTCGTCGACGGTTCGGGGTGGAAGCTGGAGGTGCACATCGCCGGTGTCGGGGACGTCGTGCCCCTAGGCTCCGCGGCTGACGCGACGGCATTCCTGCGCCGTGAATCGAAGTACCTTTCGCGCCGGACAGTCCCGATGCTTGGCCGCGACACCGAGCAAGCGGCGACGTTGACCGAGACAGCGGAAAGATCCACTCTGCGCGTCCAGGCTGATCTGTCCGCGGACGGGATCGTGTCCGGGGTGCGTGTCGATCGCGGGCGGGTGCCGGCCGGTCGGTGCGTCACGGTTGATCATGCACAGATCGTCGAAATCCTCGGATCGGTCGACGACCCGCTACACAAGTGCGTGAAAGCTGCGAATGAGGCCGCGCAGATACTGCTTCAGGGGCGTCGCAGGTCCGGTGCCTTCGCGCTCTACGACCTCACGCATGGCTGGCGTTCCACCGAGGAAGGGGGAATCGCACCGATTCCATCCGATGTGCGGACGGTCGGGTATGTGATCGTGCAGGAGATGATGATCGCAGCCAATGAGGCGATCGCCATGTGGTGTGTGCAGGAGGATCTCCCGGTCCTGTTTCGCAATCACCGCAGCGCGGTGACCGCGGGCAGCACCGAGGACCTCGCAGCGGAGGTGGCCGTGGCGATGACTGATCCGGTGCTGTTCGAGAAGCTACGTTCGCGTCTGCAATCGTCGTTTCGTGCCGCCACTTACGCCCCGACGGTGCACGGCCATCACGGGCTTCGGTTGGCGGCCTACACGCACGCGACGTCGCCGCTGCGCAGAGTGTCGGACCTGATCACCCAACGGGTGATCTTTGCCCACCTCGACTCCGCGCCTGCCCCGTACACAATCGGACAACTCGGCAACCTCGCCGCCGATATCAACCGGCGCATCGCCGTGGACCGGGAAGAGAAGGCAGCGCACTTCAAGGCACTCGATCGGAAGGTGACCGCGCAGGTCGTCGCAGCAGGCGAACTCGAGGGTCTCGACTCGAAGCGGTGGGCGAAGGTGCTGGCTGCCGCGGCCACACGCGACCCGATCAGTGAGGTGGTCACCGAGCTGCGCCGCCGAATCAGGGCCGACGAGGTATTGGTCACCACCATCGTGACGTTGCTCGACGCTCCGGAGAGTTGGGCACCGATCCGATCCGAGGTCTTCGACTGGGCATCGCAGACGCACCCGGAATTCGGGCCGAGTGTCGTGTCGATGTGGCTACAAGCCCATCCCGATCTGCCCAAACCCGAAATCGACAGCGATCACCGTGGCCCCTCGCACACACCAGTATTCGCCGCCCGCCTCCGAGTGGGCGACGTCCGCGGACCGTGGGCAACCGCGGGCAGTAAGAAACGAGCCGAGCAGGACGCAGCGTGGGGCCTCACCCAGGCGATCGCTGCCGGAGTGAGCCACCCGGAGACGGACTCCCCACTGCGGGACGAGCCGCACACAGTTCCCCCGAGCACCACGCACGCAGGGATACGGGCGCAGCCACCGTCAGCGAGCAACGGAAGCCCGGATGCGGATGACGGGCAGGCCTCGAAACGGCGGGAACGAGCGCACAAGAACCCGATCGCGTGGGTACTTAGCCATTCCCAACACCACGGGCATCCCTCCCCGCAGTGGGCAGTAACGATGGAGGGCGCCGCCCACGCCCCGGTGTTCACATGCGAAGTCCGCTACCGGAACCACACGGCGACTGGCCGCGGAACAACAAAAACACACGCGAAAACCGCTGCAGCGGAGGACCTTATCGATTCGCTTCTCGACGAGGCGTCGCCCGCGAAATCACGCCCGTAA
- a CDS encoding HNH endonuclease family protein — translation MRRRPRSALFALGAVTVLGLTGCSALADANPGAGSLGDVPAAPSVGFDAASALAKLDTLGVKGRAPKTGYSREQFGPSWSDDNGVEGGHNGCDTRNDILRRDLVDLTYKTSTRDCVVATGTLHDPYTGTTIAFVRGQDTSTAVQIDHVVALSDAWQKGAQQLSPEQRRDLANDPRNLQAVDGPTNSKKSDSDAASWLPPNKSYRCTYVSRQIDVKALYRLWVTQAEKDAMSQVLHSC, via the coding sequence ATGCGTCGTCGTCCCCGGTCCGCTCTTTTCGCTCTCGGTGCGGTCACCGTGCTCGGCTTGACCGGTTGCTCGGCCCTTGCTGATGCGAATCCGGGAGCCGGATCGCTGGGGGACGTACCGGCCGCCCCGTCGGTGGGGTTCGATGCGGCGTCGGCGTTGGCGAAGCTCGACACCCTCGGGGTCAAGGGCCGCGCCCCGAAGACCGGCTACAGCCGTGAGCAGTTCGGTCCGTCGTGGTCCGACGACAACGGTGTCGAGGGCGGCCACAACGGGTGCGACACCCGCAACGACATCCTCCGCCGCGACCTGGTGGACCTGACCTACAAGACCAGTACGCGGGACTGCGTGGTGGCGACCGGCACCCTGCACGACCCCTACACCGGCACCACCATCGCCTTCGTGCGTGGCCAGGACACCTCCACCGCGGTGCAGATCGACCATGTTGTCGCGTTGTCGGATGCGTGGCAGAAGGGCGCCCAGCAGCTGAGCCCGGAGCAGCGCCGCGACCTGGCCAACGACCCGCGGAACCTGCAGGCCGTGGACGGTCCGACCAATTCGAAGAAATCCGATTCCGACGCCGCATCCTGGTTGCCGCCGAACAAGAGCTACCGATGCACCTACGTCTCGCGGCAGATCGACGTCAAAGCCCTCTACCGGTTGTGGGTGACCCAGGCAGAGAAGGACGCGATGAGCCAAGTCCTGCACTCCTGCTGA
- a CDS encoding helicase associated domain-containing protein, whose protein sequence is MRTQRSAASAVELYSAFRQQHPGTVIPEDYVTECGFRLGRWQYRQRVARMLGTLPAQRIRELDAIGFVWSEDNAPLPAVTRTDSKRRRMLAEIAAYREQHGDALVPANYVNDDGEQVGQWLYRAVKKWRADQLPDEERGPLAALGVSPGPRPRGPRTAA, encoded by the coding sequence ATGCGAACTCAGCGGTCCGCAGCCTCAGCAGTGGAACTGTACTCGGCCTTCCGGCAACAACACCCCGGAACCGTGATACCCGAAGACTACGTCACAGAGTGTGGATTTAGGCTCGGTCGTTGGCAGTACCGTCAGCGCGTCGCTCGGATGCTCGGAACGCTGCCTGCCCAGCGGATCCGCGAGCTCGATGCAATCGGATTCGTGTGGAGCGAAGACAACGCCCCTCTACCTGCCGTGACTCGTACCGACAGCAAGCGGCGTCGCATGCTCGCGGAGATTGCTGCCTACCGTGAGCAACACGGCGATGCACTCGTTCCCGCGAACTATGTGAACGACGACGGGGAACAGGTAGGTCAGTGGCTCTATCGGGCGGTGAAGAAGTGGCGAGCGGACCAACTGCCCGACGAGGAGCGCGGCCCACTCGCAGCACTCGGAGTCTCCCCCGGCCCGCGCCCCCGTGGACCAAGGACCGCGGCGTAA
- the mihF gene encoding integration host factor, actinobacterial type, whose protein sequence is MALPVLTAEQRADALAKATEARKARSELLSAVKAGELTVAAVLAKAETDEIVKKTKVSALLKALPGVGSVKAAKLLEELSIAETRRIGGLGANQRQALIEASTAS, encoded by the coding sequence ATGGCACTACCCGTATTAACTGCCGAACAACGCGCCGACGCGCTGGCGAAGGCAACCGAAGCCCGCAAAGCGCGTAGCGAACTCCTCTCAGCCGTGAAGGCTGGAGAGCTCACCGTGGCCGCGGTACTCGCCAAGGCCGAAACGGACGAAATCGTGAAGAAGACGAAGGTATCGGCATTGCTGAAGGCACTTCCCGGTGTCGGATCAGTGAAAGCCGCGAAACTCCTCGAGGAACTGTCGATCGCCGAGACCCGCCGGATCGGCGGACTCGGAGCGAACCAGCGCCAAGCACTCATCGAAGCTTCCACAGCCTCCTGA
- a CDS encoding protein kinase domain-containing protein produces the protein MNNVDPFATQRDVSGAVTAELAAAGFEDAVEIGRGGFGIVYRCTQASLERTVAVKVLTADLDQENRERFMREQRAAGRLTGHPNIVNILHADVTANGRPFIVMPYCARGSVDARIRRHGPLPLPDVLRLGVKMAGALEAAHKVGILHRDIKPANILLTDYGEPALTDFGIAHITGGFETTTGVVTGSPAFIAPEVVAGRPPSTSADVYGLGATLFAALTGHAAFERRSGEQLMAHFLRITSEPVPNPREHGVPEDVSAIIEHAMASDPETRPSAAELSQHLREAQLRHGFAVDEIALHTTEPGAATDAPPGKGASPTPSWSADSGRGGQLPLELTSFVDRHTELKEARNALSNARLLTLTGTGGVGKTRLALRIAGKVRRDFADGTTLVELGELHDEFLLAGVVANALGLRDQSARPIREVLVEFLAGREQLLILDNCEHLVSAVAKLTETLLRTCPRLRILATSRESLGIGGEAVLLVPPLGVPDPDDLPRGMAGNDAVTLFAERGATAAPGFEVTEDNKTTIARICQRLDGLPLPIELAAARLRAMTPEQILQRLTDRYVLLTQGSRDAPSRQQTLRMCIDWSYDLCTPAEQRLWSQLSVFAGSFDLDAAEQICGPDLPAQEILDTVTYLVDKSILIREPAGAEMRFRMLETVRDYGREKAHESGEYAELRQRHRDWCERLVLDTESQWISSRELALITTLVREHPNLRDALESCVSESPASGLRIVAALYPFWLSRGLLSEGRRWLDRLLARQPAQPTVDHAKALYVGSMMTGIQGDLQAAAALMKDAQALASSTRDPLTRAHTDSAVGYAALFGGQPLDARAHLEKAVRTYTGRNDVVEVAALIGLGVADEFLGDTEHAIECYERVLAITDARGESVFRSYSLWGLAVAVWRRGERERAVRLLEQALQADLEVNDRLNASMCLQALAWITAQDQNARRAVVLLAASEELSRSVGSPTVVVPSTGEYQQACEHATRDALNKEVFASAHREGAKLGFNAAIAYALGEQPPATSSPAAPAARLTKREREVAELIAEGLTNKEIATRLVISPRTAQGHVEHLLTKLGSTSRTQIAAWVVETRRENP, from the coding sequence ATGAATAACGTGGATCCATTCGCGACCCAACGCGACGTGTCCGGTGCGGTCACGGCGGAACTCGCGGCGGCGGGGTTCGAGGATGCTGTCGAGATCGGTCGTGGCGGGTTCGGGATCGTGTACCGGTGCACGCAGGCGTCGCTCGAACGAACGGTGGCTGTCAAGGTCCTGACTGCGGATCTCGACCAGGAAAACCGGGAACGGTTCATGCGAGAGCAGCGGGCGGCGGGCCGGTTGACCGGTCATCCCAACATCGTCAACATTCTCCATGCCGACGTCACCGCCAACGGCCGACCCTTCATTGTGATGCCATACTGCGCCCGGGGCTCCGTCGACGCCCGAATCAGGCGCCACGGCCCGCTTCCTCTGCCCGATGTGCTCCGGCTCGGGGTGAAGATGGCCGGCGCCCTGGAAGCCGCGCACAAGGTCGGCATCCTCCATCGCGACATCAAGCCCGCGAACATACTGCTCACCGATTACGGCGAGCCGGCATTGACGGACTTCGGCATCGCACACATCACCGGCGGATTCGAGACGACCACCGGGGTCGTCACCGGGTCACCGGCGTTCATCGCCCCCGAAGTCGTAGCCGGACGCCCTCCGAGCACCTCCGCGGACGTGTACGGGCTCGGCGCCACCCTGTTCGCGGCGCTCACCGGCCATGCCGCGTTCGAACGCCGCAGCGGCGAGCAATTGATGGCACACTTCCTGCGAATCACCTCCGAGCCGGTACCGAACCCACGCGAACACGGTGTTCCCGAGGACGTCAGCGCAATCATCGAACATGCCATGGCCAGTGATCCCGAGACTCGCCCATCTGCCGCGGAGCTGAGCCAACATCTGCGCGAAGCCCAACTACGGCATGGATTCGCGGTCGACGAGATCGCTCTGCACACCACCGAGCCAGGAGCAGCGACCGACGCACCTCCCGGGAAAGGTGCGTCGCCTACACCGTCGTGGTCGGCCGATTCGGGGCGAGGGGGTCAACTCCCGCTGGAGTTGACCAGTTTCGTCGACCGACACACGGAGTTGAAGGAGGCGAGGAACGCGTTGTCGAACGCGCGGCTGCTGACCCTGACCGGCACCGGCGGGGTCGGAAAGACCCGTCTGGCGCTTCGTATCGCCGGCAAGGTGCGCCGGGACTTCGCCGACGGCACCACCCTTGTGGAACTCGGGGAGTTGCATGACGAGTTCCTGTTGGCGGGGGTGGTGGCGAACGCGCTGGGATTACGTGACCAATCGGCGCGACCCATTCGCGAGGTGCTTGTCGAGTTCCTCGCCGGGCGCGAACAGTTGCTGATTCTGGATAATTGCGAGCACCTGGTGTCCGCGGTCGCCAAGCTCACCGAGACCCTGCTTCGCACCTGCCCACGGCTGCGGATTCTCGCCACCAGTCGCGAATCACTCGGCATCGGCGGGGAAGCAGTGCTGCTTGTGCCACCGCTCGGCGTCCCGGATCCCGACGACCTGCCGCGAGGGATGGCGGGCAACGACGCGGTCACCCTGTTCGCCGAACGCGGAGCTACCGCGGCCCCGGGATTCGAGGTCACCGAGGACAACAAGACCACGATCGCTCGGATCTGCCAGCGATTGGACGGGCTTCCGTTACCGATCGAGCTTGCCGCCGCACGGTTGCGGGCGATGACGCCGGAACAGATACTGCAACGCTTGACCGACCGGTACGTACTGTTGACCCAGGGCAGCCGGGATGCGCCGTCGAGACAACAAACGCTCCGGATGTGCATCGACTGGAGTTACGACCTGTGTACACCGGCGGAGCAGCGACTGTGGTCGCAGCTGTCGGTCTTCGCCGGCAGTTTCGACCTCGACGCCGCCGAACAAATCTGCGGCCCAGATCTGCCCGCGCAGGAAATACTCGACACGGTGACCTACCTCGTCGACAAGTCGATCCTGATACGGGAGCCGGCCGGTGCCGAGATGCGGTTCCGCATGCTCGAGACCGTTCGCGATTACGGCCGAGAAAAGGCGCATGAGAGCGGTGAATATGCCGAACTGCGTCAGCGACACCGAGATTGGTGTGAGCGCCTGGTACTCGACACGGAATCGCAGTGGATCAGCTCCCGCGAGCTCGCGTTGATCACCACACTCGTGCGCGAGCACCCGAATCTTCGGGACGCCTTGGAGTCCTGTGTCTCCGAGAGCCCAGCCTCCGGGCTCCGGATCGTTGCCGCCCTGTACCCGTTCTGGCTTTCCCGGGGTCTGCTTTCTGAAGGCAGGCGGTGGCTCGACCGGCTCCTCGCCCGTCAACCGGCCCAGCCGACCGTCGATCACGCCAAGGCACTCTACGTCGGCAGCATGATGACTGGAATCCAGGGCGACCTACAGGCGGCGGCCGCCCTGATGAAAGATGCACAGGCGCTTGCCTCGTCGACACGCGACCCGTTGACACGCGCACACACCGACAGCGCAGTCGGCTACGCCGCCCTGTTCGGTGGACAGCCCCTCGACGCACGCGCTCACCTCGAGAAAGCTGTCCGAACCTATACCGGGCGCAACGATGTCGTCGAGGTCGCAGCGCTCATCGGCCTCGGTGTCGCCGACGAATTCCTCGGCGACACCGAACACGCCATCGAATGCTATGAGCGCGTTCTGGCAATCACCGATGCACGGGGCGAATCGGTATTCCGGTCGTATTCCCTGTGGGGGCTGGCGGTCGCCGTATGGCGACGCGGTGAGCGTGAACGAGCGGTCCGACTACTCGAACAGGCACTGCAAGCCGACCTCGAGGTGAACGACCGGCTCAACGCCAGCATGTGCCTGCAGGCGCTGGCATGGATCACTGCCCAGGACCAGAACGCGCGGCGCGCGGTCGTACTGCTGGCAGCCTCAGAAGAGCTCAGCCGGTCCGTAGGCAGTCCGACCGTCGTAGTGCCCAGTACGGGCGAGTACCAACAAGCGTGCGAACACGCGACACGAGACGCCCTGAACAAGGAGGTTTTCGCCTCCGCACACCGCGAAGGCGCGAAGCTAGGTTTCAATGCCGCGATCGCCTACGCCTTGGGTGAGCAGCCTCCTGCGACATCATCACCTGCCGCCCCGGCAGCACGCCTGACGAAGCGCGAGCGGGAGGTCGCAGAACTGATCGCCGAGGGACTGACGAATAAAGAGATCGCCACACGGTTGGTGATCTCCCCACGCACCGCGCAAGGCCACGTTGAACACCTTCTGACGAAACTAGGGTCCACTTCACGCACCCAGATCGCGGCATGGGTCGTCGAAACACGCAGGGAGAATCCCTGA
- a CDS encoding histone-like nucleoid-structuring protein Lsr2, whose product MVVERLDDIDGTPIKDGKGETIAFSVNGVDYEIDLKVKNAREFHGTFNYYIEHAARMGGRKRRSTPAGASSDGRKRANDIREWATAQGYEVSSRGSIPAQLEDAYNAAH is encoded by the coding sequence ATTGTTGTCGAACGTCTCGATGACATCGACGGGACGCCGATCAAGGATGGCAAGGGTGAGACCATTGCGTTCTCCGTTAACGGTGTCGACTACGAAATTGATCTGAAGGTTAAGAACGCCAGGGAGTTCCACGGCACTTTCAACTACTACATCGAGCATGCAGCTCGCATGGGTGGGCGGAAGCGTCGGTCGACTCCGGCAGGGGCTTCTTCGGATGGGCGGAAGCGGGCAAATGACATTCGGGAGTGGGCAACGGCCCAGGGGTATGAAGTGTCCTCGCGGGGAAGTATCCCTGCCCAGCTCGAGGATGCGTACAACGCGGCGCATTGA
- a CDS encoding ParA family protein, with translation MSPTQPPRSVLVANQKGGVGKSSIVSAVAGMVSAAGRRVLVVDADQQANVTSSDLGVEGDRGKGLSMALQYAHPLEPTRDVRPNLDLIPGGPALAVIGAIAATAAQSGMDLRGNLVSTLIDLQAAEQYDLILIDSGPGDAPLLDALLGTARYLLVPTKDDDASLSGVELLAARYLRARKSGSLIKLLGVVLFDANPRATARNREVFEQVEELLEGSGAAPFETFIRSDRAAAVDLRIRHITPSELVAVAEDPLKNRIQRLREKKNIAERLWSRDPSGLAKDYQSLTREVLSRLSAAEKDEVSGGVA, from the coding sequence ATGTCGCCAACGCAGCCCCCGCGCAGTGTGCTTGTCGCCAATCAAAAAGGCGGTGTCGGTAAGAGTTCCATCGTCTCAGCCGTCGCAGGCATGGTGTCTGCTGCTGGCCGGCGGGTGCTCGTCGTCGACGCCGACCAGCAGGCGAACGTCACGTCCTCGGATCTCGGTGTCGAGGGGGATCGAGGGAAGGGGCTTAGCATGGCCCTTCAATACGCGCACCCGCTCGAACCGACGCGAGACGTCCGCCCGAACCTCGACCTCATTCCCGGTGGCCCGGCGCTCGCAGTCATCGGTGCCATCGCCGCCACAGCCGCTCAATCAGGAATGGACCTGAGGGGCAATCTCGTCTCCACCCTCATCGACTTGCAGGCAGCCGAGCAGTACGACCTGATCCTCATCGACTCCGGACCAGGAGACGCCCCACTCCTCGATGCCCTGCTGGGTACCGCGCGATACCTGCTCGTTCCGACCAAAGATGACGACGCCAGCTTGTCCGGTGTGGAACTCCTCGCAGCCCGCTACCTTCGAGCCCGCAAGAGCGGTTCACTCATCAAACTTCTCGGTGTTGTGCTGTTTGACGCAAACCCCCGCGCGACCGCCCGCAACCGCGAGGTATTCGAACAGGTAGAGGAGCTACTCGAAGGGAGCGGCGCCGCCCCGTTCGAAACCTTCATTCGGTCTGATCGCGCAGCCGCAGTCGATCTCCGAATCCGACACATCACGCCCTCGGAGCTGGTTGCAGTCGCAGAGGATCCACTGAAGAACCGGATACAACGGCTACGCGAAAAGAAGAACATCGCGGAACGTTTGTGGTCCCGCGACCCTTCCGGACTCGCCAAGGACTACCAATCTCTCACCCGAGAGGTCCTCAGTCGGCTCTCTGCTGCGGAGAAGGACGAAGTCTCCGGGGGAGTAGCATGA